The sequence below is a genomic window from Polyangiaceae bacterium.
GGCTCTTCGACGAGGGCGCCACGGTGCCGTTCATCGCGCGCTACCGCAAAGAGGCGACGGGCGGCCTCGACGAAGTGCAGATCCGCGCCGTCGCCGAGCGCGCGCGCAGCTTGAAAGAGCTCGACGCGCGCCGCGCCAGCATTCTCGCCACCATCGCGGAGCAAGGCGCGCTCACGGACGACCTCCGCCGTCGCATCGAGGCGTGCACCACGCGCGCGGAGCTCGAAGACTTGTACGCGCCGTATCGTCCGAAGCGGCGCACCAAGGCCTCCGTCGCCCTCGAGCGCGGCCTGGGGCCGCTGGCGGAGCGCATCTTGGCTCAAGCTGACGGCGGCCGTCCGGAGGACGAGGCTCGCGGCTTCGTGGATGCGAAGAAGGAAGTGAACGACGTCGCCGAGGCCCTGGCCGGCGCCAAGGACATCGTGGTCGAGGCCGTCGCGGACAACGCCGATTGCCGCGCTCACGTGCGAGAGACCCTCGCCAAGCAGGGCGTACTCGAGACCCGCGCGGTGAAGTCGAAGACCAAGGAGCGCACCAAGTTCGAGGACTACTACGAGTTCTCCGAGCCCCTCTCCAAGGTACCTTCGCACCGCTATCTCGCGATTCGCCGCGGCGAGACGGAGGGCGTACTGCGCGTGAAGGTCGCCGTGGACGACGAGCGCTGCCTCGGGCGCCTCGAGCAGATCATGAAGCTCCGGCCCCGCTCGCCCTGGGCGCGGCTGCTCCAGGAGTCCATCGAGGAGGCGTACAAGAAGCGGCTGCACCCTGCCCTCGAGAAAGAGACCCGGGGCGACGTGGCGGAGCGCGCCGAGCGTGCCGCCATCGACGTGTTCGCCGAGAACCTGGCGCAGGTGCTGATGGCCGCGCCCTTCGGCGCGCGCCCCGTGGTGGCCGTGGATCCCGGCATCCGCACCGGCTGCAAGTGTGCCGCCCTCGGCCCCGACGGCAGCTTCCGCGCGCACACCACGGTGTATCCCCTGCGCTCCGACGCCGAGCGCGAGTGTGCGGAGCAGGACTTTTCGGCCTTCGTGAAGCGCCATGGAGCCGACGCCATCGCCGTGGGCAACGGCACTGGTGGCCGCGAGACGGAGCGCTTCGCGAAGAAGGCGCTGGGCAGCTCCGCGATGGTCGTGAGCGTGAACGAAGCGGGCGCCAGCGTGTACAGCGCGTCGGACGTCGCCCGGGAGGAGATGCCCGACCTGGACCTGACGGTGCGAGGCGCGGTGTCCATCGGGCGGCGACTGCAGGATCCGCTGGCGGAGCTGGTGAAGATCGATCCGAAATCCATCGGCGTGGGGCAGTACCAGCACGACGTGGACGCGACGCTCTTGGAAGAGAAGCTCCGCGAGGTCGTGGAGAGCGCGGTGAACCGCGTGGGGGTGGAGCTGTCGACGGCCAGCGCGTCTCTACTTTCGTACGTGGCCGGAGTCGGACCCAAGCTGGCGAAGGCGATTGTCGAGGAGCGGGGACGCCGCGCGGGGTTTTCGCGGCGGACCGACATCCTGAAGGTGAAGGGACTGGGCCCGAAGGCCTTCGAGCAATGCGCGGGCTTCCTCCGAATCCGCGGCGGGAAGGACCCGTTGGATGCCTCGGCGGTGCACCCGGAGCGCTACGCGTTGGTGGAGCGCATGGCCAAGGACGTCGGCGTGCCGCTTTCGGAGCTGGTGGGCAATGCCGAAGCCGCAAAGGAGATCGACATCGAGAGGTACGTGAGCGACGAGGTCGGCAAGCCCACGCTGCGAGACATCATCGCGGAGCTGTCCAAGCCGGGCCGCGATCCGCGCGACACCTTTGAAGCACCGGCGTTTCGCGACGACGTCAACGAGCTCGAAGACCTCGCCCCTGGGATGGTGCTGGAGGGCGTGGTCACCAACGTCACCGCCTTCGGTGCTTTCGTGGACGTGGGCGTGCACCAAGACGGCCTGGTGCACATCAGCCAGCTCGCGGATCGCTTCGTGAAGACCCCCAGCGACGTGATCAAGGCCGGGGAGCGCGTGAAGGTGCGGGTGTTGTCCGTGGATCTCGAGCGCAAGCGCATCGCGCTCAGTCGCAAGGGCATTTGATTGTTGGCTCGGCGCGAGCCCCGTCGGTGACGGACGGCAAGTTTCGGCTTCCGCTACGGAGTGACAGCGCGCGAATCTCGCCGGCTCTCTCCCGGCGCGGCGCACGAGATTCGTCGGCGGCACGGCGGGGCGCGGCGCCGGTGGCGCTGATTTGTCGAATGGCATCGCGCACGTGAACGCTCGTTCGCGCGCCTGCGCGCAGCACGAACGTGACGGCATGCGAGATGCACGCCCTAACGTCACAATCCCCGCCTTCCCAACCTACGGCCGAGGCCGCCCCCGCGAGCTCCTCGGCCGTACCTATTTCTGCGCCTCGCAGCTGGTGGCGCTGCCGCGCTGACACACGCTCGTGAGGGGCTCGGCGTTCCGCCGGGCTCGCAGCCAGCGGAGCTGCTCGGGGATCGACCACGTGGCGCCCTCCACGTGGCCAGCTCCCTGACACTCCAGGTACTCCATGCGGTAGCCCTGACCACACAGGCGGTCGAAGTCTTCGCGTTCCACGGGCGAGTACACCAGGTCGTCGTTCTCACCCAACACGAACAAGAAGGGCGTGTTGGAGCGGCGCTTCACGGACGTCGTCGCGAACGAGTTTTCCGCGGCGTAGCAACCGAACGGCGAGAACGCGTCGAAGCTTTCGCTCTGCGCATGGCTCAGCGCCTCGGGCTGGAACACTTGCGACAGGTCCGTGACGCCGTCGAACACACTGGCGGGGTTGCACTCGCTGTCCATCAACGCGGGCAGCTGAGAAGCGTAGCTTTGTGTGAGCAGAGCAGCGATCGCGGAGCCGTCGGAATAGTAGCGGTCGAGGGAGACCATGGCGCCGGCCAGGGCCGCCGTCGTGGGACCTGGCGTCGTGAGGGCGTGCTGAGCGAGGCCGAGAAGGTCCGTTGGTGGCACCAGCGCGACGGCGCCCTTCACGGAGTACTCCGGCGCGTAGTAGGGCGCGTACAGCTCCGTCGCGAACACGGCGTGGCCGCCTTGGGAGGCGCCCCACAAGTAGAGCTCTTTCGTGGGCCGCGCGGGGAGATCGCCCAGCTGGCGCGCGGCGCGCACCATGTCGAGGGAGCCGAGGGCGACTTGCTCCGCGCTCAGATACCCGTGGCGCGGCTCCGGCGGCTTCGTGGCATCGGCGTCAGCGTCCAGGCCGATGAAGTCCGGCGCGACGACGACGAAGCCCTGGGACGCGAAGATGGTCAGGCCCAGTGCCACGTCATGAGCGGAGCTCGGGGCGGAGGGCGCGCACGCACCGGA
It includes:
- a CDS encoding RNA-binding transcriptional accessory protein translates to MTSLTERVARDLKLPPGGAAAVLRLFDEGATVPFIARYRKEATGGLDEVQIRAVAERARSLKELDARRASILATIAEQGALTDDLRRRIEACTTRAELEDLYAPYRPKRRTKASVALERGLGPLAERILAQADGGRPEDEARGFVDAKKEVNDVAEALAGAKDIVVEAVADNADCRAHVRETLAKQGVLETRAVKSKTKERTKFEDYYEFSEPLSKVPSHRYLAIRRGETEGVLRVKVAVDDERCLGRLEQIMKLRPRSPWARLLQESIEEAYKKRLHPALEKETRGDVAERAERAAIDVFAENLAQVLMAAPFGARPVVAVDPGIRTGCKCAALGPDGSFRAHTTVYPLRSDAERECAEQDFSAFVKRHGADAIAVGNGTGGRETERFAKKALGSSAMVVSVNEAGASVYSASDVAREEMPDLDLTVRGAVSIGRRLQDPLAELVKIDPKSIGVGQYQHDVDATLLEEKLREVVESAVNRVGVELSTASASLLSYVAGVGPKLAKAIVEERGRRAGFSRRTDILKVKGLGPKAFEQCAGFLRIRGGKDPLDASAVHPERYALVERMAKDVGVPLSELVGNAEAAKEIDIERYVSDEVGKPTLRDIIAELSKPGRDPRDTFEAPAFRDDVNELEDLAPGMVLEGVVTNVTAFGAFVDVGVHQDGLVHISQLADRFVKTPSDVIKAGERVKVRVLSVDLERKRIALSRKGI